Part of the Halalkalicoccus subterraneus genome, GCGACCAGCGCTCGGCGAGTTCGGCGGTGAGGTCGGCGTGCGAGGCCTTCGGATAGGAGTGGACCCGGTCCGCGTACTCGCGGATCGCCTCGACTGCGGCGGGGCTCGGCCCGAGTGGATTCTCGTTCGAGGCCAGTTTCACGAGCGAGTCGGGCTCCATCCCCAACTCGCGGGCGACCTCCTCGATCCCCCGCCCGGCCTCGTAGGCGGTGTGCGAGGAGAGGTCCCGTGGGTGCATGCTCGCGTGAAATCGGGCAGGGATATTAAGCGTGATTACACGCGCCGTTGCCGGCGCTCGACGGAGTCGTTTTGTACTCTGTCACTGTGTCGGTACGTATGGCAGAACTCTCGTTTCCCGATCTCCTCGCCGACGGGTTCGTCATCGGGTCGATCCTGCTGTGCTGGTGGAGTATCGCGCTCGTCGTGACGCTGCCCGCACTGATCCTCGGCTCCTCGCCGTTGACCGACACGCTGCGGTGGTTCGGGATCCTGCTCATGGTGACCGGCGCGGGCAACGTGCTCGTCTACGCCATCGCCCGCGGGATCGTCCTCTCGGAGGACGCACAGTTCCAGTGAGCCGTCAGTGGGTGCGTTCGGCGATCCGCATGTCGTCGACCCGGAGGAGGTCCTCGGTGAGCCCTTCGCCCTCACACGTCTCGTCCGGACAGGCGTAATGCCAACCGTCGCGAGTTGCGCGGCGCTCGGCGAAGCGATCGCCACAGACCCGACAGAACAGCTGGCCTTCCGCACAGGAGTCACGATGCAGCGACAGCGCGAGTTCGGTCCGGAAGGTCCGCTTGCAGTTACGGCACGTGTACATATCAGCCATCACTCACACGTCAGACATAGCTGTACTGGTTTCGATCGGCTCGTTGGGACGTGTGACGCGCGATCACGGGACGGAGGGGCGAACGTTACTCCTGGCCGAGGATTCCCCGATGGGTCATCAGTTCGGGGTCGAGCACCTCGTCGACTTCGTCCTCCTCCAGATAGCCCTTCTCGACGACGACTTCCCGGACGGTTTTCTCCTCTTTGAGGGCCGTTTTGGCGGCGTCGCTGGCCTTGTCGTAGCCGATATGGGGGTTGAGCGCGGTCGCGAGCGCCATCGACTGTTCGACCTGGTTCTCGCAGTGCTCGGCGTTTGCCTCCAGTTTCGCGACGAAGCGCTCGCCGAACTGTTCTGCGGCGTTGGCGATGATTCCGGCTGATTCGAGGAGGTTGTGCGCGAGCACCGGTTTGTAGAGGTTCAAATCGAGTTCGCCCCGTGCCCCGCCCGCCGAGACCGCCGCGTCGTTGCCGACGACCTGCTTGTGGGCCTGGTTGACCGATTCGGCCACCACAGGGTTGATCTTGCCGGGCATGATCGAGGAGCCGGGCTGGTTCTCGGGCTGTACGAGCTCTCCGAGGCCGTTTCGCGGGCCCGAGGCGAGCAGGCGCATGTCGTTTGCCATCTTGTTCATCGAGCCCGCGACCACGCGCAGTGCGCCGTGGGCCTCGACCATCGCGTCGTGGGCGGCCTGGGCCTCGAAGTGGTTGTCGGCCTCGACGAAGTCGATCCCCGTCTCCTCGCTGATGTACTCGGCGGCCTTCTCGGGGAACTCCTCGTGCGTGTTGAGTCCCGTCCCGACCGCGGTCCCGCCGAGTGCGAGCTCCGCGAGATGGGCACGGGTCGCCTTCACGCGAACCTGTCCCTTCTCGATCTGGCTTCGATACCCCGAGAACTCCTGGCCGAGCGTCACGGGCGTGGCGTCTTGCAGGTGCGTACGACCGGTCTTGACGATGTCGGCGAACTCCTCCTCTTTGGCTGCGAGTTCCCCTTCGAGGACTTCGAGGGCGGGCAGGACGTCCTTCTCGATGGCTTCGAGCGCCGAGACGTGCATCGCGGTCGGCATCACGTCGTTGCTCGATTGGCCGTAGTTGACGTGGTCGTTCGGGTGGACGTCCCGCGACCCGATCTCACCCCCGTTGATCTCGGTCGCGCGGTTCGCGATCACCTCGTTTGCGTTCATGTTCGAGGAGGTTCCCGAGCCAGTCTGGAAGACGTCGACGGGGAACTGCTCGTCGTGCTCGCCCGCGATGACCTCGTCTGCGGC contains:
- a CDS encoding transcriptional regulator, which codes for MYTCRNCKRTFRTELALSLHRDSCAEGQLFCRVCGDRFAERRATRDGWHYACPDETCEGEGLTEDLLRVDDMRIAERTH
- a CDS encoding class II fumarate hydratase produces the protein AADEVIAGEHDEQFPVDVFQTGSGTSSNMNANEVIANRATEINGGEIGSRDVHPNDHVNYGQSSNDVMPTAMHVSALEAIEKDVLPALEVLEGELAAKEEEFADIVKTGRTHLQDATPVTLGQEFSGYRSQIEKGQVRVKATRAHLAELALGGTAVGTGLNTHEEFPEKAAEYISEETGIDFVEADNHFEAQAAHDAMVEAHGALRVVAGSMNKMANDMRLLASGPRNGLGELVQPENQPGSSIMPGKINPVVAESVNQAHKQVVGNDAAVSAGGARGELDLNLYKPVLAHNLLESAGIIANAAEQFGERFVAKLEANAEHCENQVEQSMALATALNPHIGYDKASDAAKTALKEEKTVREVVVEKGYLEEDEVDEVLDPELMTHRGILGQE